The genomic region AGGACTGCACGGCGCCGCGATCTTCGATCTCGACGGCGCGATGCTCGCGATTCGCGAGGACGTCGGCCGTCACAACGCAGTCGACAAGGCGATCGGGTATGCGCTCGCGAATGCGATGCTGCCGTTGTCGCGGCATCTGATGATGGTGAGCGGGCGGCTGAGCTTCGAGATCGTGCAGAAGGCCGCCGCCGCGGGCGTGCCGATCCTCGCGGCGGTGTCGGCGCCGTCGTCGCTGGCGGTCGAGCTGGCCGACGAGATCGGCACCACGCTGGTGGGATTTCTGCGCAACGGCAGCTTCAATATCTACACGCGCCCGGATCGAATCTCGGGATGAGCGATCAGCAGGCATGGCATAGCCGCCGGAACGATCTGGCGCTGAGCGCCGCTTCATTGCCCGCGCCGCTTCGATGTAATACGACGTGTAATACGGTAGAAGAAAATGGCTACAATGAGCATACGACTCGACGCGGAAACGACGGTGTCTATCGAGCGTTTGGCGCGCGAGAAGGGAAAGAGCAAGTCCGAGATCGTGCGCGACGCGCTTCGCCAATACGCCAAGCGCGACGGCGTTCGTTCTCATCATGGCGAAACCCTTTACGATCGAATCAAGGACATCGTCGGAAGCTGCAGTGGCGGCGATGCAGCCCTGTCAGTGGACACGGGTCGAAAGTACGCGGAAATGCTGTGGGAGGAGCGCCGTGCAAAGCTTGCTCGTGGACGCCGGCCCCCTAATCGCGCTCATCGATCGAGATGATCCTTGGCATGCTGCGTGCCGAGACGCTGTAGAGATTCAGGACCGGCTGCTAACCGTGTGGCCTGCCTTTGCTGAAGCTATGTACATGCTGGGCAAGATCGGCGGTCAGGACCAGCTATTTGAACTCGTCGATCGGCATGCGATTGGGTTCGCGTCTCTTGGCCCGGCGGATTTTCCGCGGATGCGCGAACTGATGCGCAAGTATCGCGACTTGCCGATGGATCTTGCGGACGCCGCGTTGGTGCGCGTGGCGGAGCGGGAAAAGATCAGTCGGATCTTCACGACCGACCGGGGCGATTTCGAACTCTACCGGCCGCATCGGCTCGGACGTTTCCGTATACTCCCTTAGATGATTCAATCGCCATCTGGCGCGGCCCCTTGAGCGTGCGGAAGGCGCGGCGATAACCTATAGAGTCATGCCGACTCAATTTCTAGCGACTCGGCCCTCCGGCCCGAGTCGGCTTCGCGTTAAATCAGGCCGGGTTCGCTGATGTATCCGCGAAGGCGGGCGCTCGAGCGAATCGCACGCGAGAAAGTTCTGTACGACCGCCATCCCGGCGGCGACATCGCAGTCTGCGTGATCTACCCGA from Candidatus Binatus sp. harbors:
- a CDS encoding ribbon-helix-helix protein, CopG family, with product MSIRLDAETTVSIERLAREKGKSKSEIVRDALRQYAKRDGVRSHHGETLYDRIKDIVGSCSGGDAALSVDTGRKYAEMLWEERRAKLARGRRPPNRAHRSR
- a CDS encoding type II toxin-antitoxin system VapC family toxin, whose translation is MQSLLVDAGPLIALIDRDDPWHAACRDAVEIQDRLLTVWPAFAEAMYMLGKIGGQDQLFELVDRHAIGFASLGPADFPRMRELMRKYRDLPMDLADAALVRVAEREKISRIFTTDRGDFELYRPHRLGRFRILP